Proteins from a genomic interval of Trifolium pratense cultivar HEN17-A07 linkage group LG6, ARS_RC_1.1, whole genome shotgun sequence:
- the LOC123892633 gene encoding aquaporin NIP2-1-like has translation MEGMDRTRSTCRLVTVTNELQNRITQKQSMYPPGFPRKVFAEVIGTYLLVFVGSGTAAMNAIDENKVSKLGASLASGFIVTVMIYAIGHISGAHMNPAVSLAFATVNHFPWKQIPFYIAAQLTGAISASYTLRVLLEPSKQLGATSPSGSNIQALIIETVTTFTMVFISTAVATDSKATRELAGVAVGSSVCIASIVAGPISGGSMNPARTLGPAIATTSYKGIWVYMVGPITGALLGAWSYVVIQETNHKQDIATSQTPLSIKLHNDMSGIEL, from the exons ATGGAGGGAATGGATAGAACAAGATCAACATGCCGTTTGGTAACTGTTACAAATGAGTTGCAAAATCGTATAACCCAAAAGCAATCAATGTACCCTCCTGGCTTTCCAAGAAAG GTATTTGCAGAAGTTATAGGGACATATTTGTTGGTGTTTGTCGGAAGTGGGACTGCTGCTATGAATGCAATTGATGAAAACAAAGTGTCAAAATTGGGAGCATCACTTGCAAGTGGATTCATTGTTACTGTTATGATTTATGCAATTGGACACATCTCTGGTGCACACATGAATCCGGCTGTTTCCTTAGCTTTTGCCACCGTTAACCATTTTCCTTGGAAACAG ATCCCATTTTACATTGCAGCTCAACTCACAGGAGCAATTTCTGCTTCATATACACTTAGAGTGTTGTTAGAACCATCAAAGCAGCTAGGGGCAACATCACCTTCTGGATCAAACATTCAAGCATTAATCATAGAAACTGTCACCACCTTCACCATGGTGTTCATTTCCACGGCGGTCGCCACAGACTCAAAAGCG ACTAGAGAGCTTGCTGGAGTAGCAGTAGGTTCATCTGTTTGCATAGCAAGCATTGTTGCTGG ACCAATATCAGGTGGGTCAATGAACCCAGCAAGGACATTAGGTCCTGCAATTGCTACTACATCCTACAAAGGAATTTGGGTCTATATGGTTGGACCAATTACTGGTGCACTTTTAGGTGCATGGTCTTATGTTGTGATTCAGGAGACAAATCATAAACAAGATATTGCAACTTCACAAACTCCTCTTTCAATCAAGTTACACAATGATATGAGTGGGATTGAGCTATAG
- the LOC123891579 gene encoding amino acid transporter AVT1I isoform X2: MEGEGDKWQQLCDEDVALNIPLIGAEHEGSNGHNNNVTTSFLKTCFNGLNALSGVGILSVPYALASGGWLSLAILFSIAAVAFYSGILMKRCMEKNSNIRTYPDIGELAFGKTGRLIVSISMYTELYLVSIGFLILEGDNLSNLFPIEEFQVVGLSIGSKHFFVILVALIILPTIWLDNLSLLSYVSASGVFASIIIILSISWTGAFDGVGFDQKGVIVNLNGIPTAVSLYAFCYCAHPVFPTLYNSMRNKHQFSNVLIVCFIITTIGYASMAIIGYLMFGSKVDPQVTLNLPLNKMSSRIAIYTTLVNPITKFALMATPITNALKDLLPMTYKNNKVTNIFVSTILVISTVIVALCVPFFGSLMSLVGAFLSVTASILLPCLCYLRISGTYRKFGFETFVIVVIILVAIVMGISGTYTSVVEIVQNL, translated from the exons ATGGAAGGAGAAGGTGATAAGTGGCAGCAGCTGTGTGATGAAGATGTGGCTCTGAATATTCCTCTAATAGGTGCAGAACATGAAGGAAGCAACGGTCACAACAAcaatgttaccacatctttccTTAAAACTTGTTTCAATGGCCTCAATGCTTTATCAG GTGTTGGAATATTATCAGTTCCATATGCTTTAGCCTCAGGAGGATGGTTAAGTTtagcaattttattttctattgcaGCAGTAGCATTTTACTCAGGAATCTTAATGAAAAGATGCATGGAAAAAAATTCCAACATAAGAACTTATCCTGATATAGGTGAACTTGCATTTGGAAAAACAGGAAGATTAATAGTATCAATTTCAATGTACACAGAACTCTACTTGGTTTCAATAGGGTTCTTGATTCTAGAAGGAGATAATTTGAGTAACTTATTTCCAATTGAAGAGTTTCAAGTGGTTGGTTTATCAATTGGTTCAAAgcatttttttgtgattttggtTGCACTAATTATTTTGCCTACAATTTGGTTGGATAATTTGAGTCTTCTTTCTTATGTATCTGCAAGTGGTGTGTTTGCTTCTATAATCATAATTTTGTCAATATCATGGACCGGAGCATTTGATGGAGTTGGTTTTGATCAAAAGGGTGTTATTGTAAATTTGAATGGGATCCCTACAGCTGTTAGCTTGTATGCTTTTTGCTATTGTGCTCATCCAGTCTTCCCTACTCTCTACAATTCCATGAGGAACAAACATCAATTCTCTAAT GTCCTAATTGTATGCTTTATAATAACCACTATTGGTTATGCATCAATGGCTATAATTGGTTACTtaatgtttggttcaaaagttGACCCACAAGTAACATTAAACTTACCACTAAACAAAATGAGTTCAAGAATAGCAATATACACAACTTTGGTTAATCCAATAACCAAATTTGCTTTGATGGCAACACCTATTACAAATGCTTTGAAAGATTTACTTCCAATGACATACAAGAATAACAAAGTGACCAACATCTTTGTTAGTACTATTCTTGTAATTAGCACTGTAATTGTTGCATTATGTGTTCCTTTCTTTGGTTCTCTCATGTCATTGGTTGGAGCATTTTTAAGTGTCACTGCCTCTATTTTGCTTCCTTGTTTGTGCTACTTGAGGATTTCTGGCACTTATAGGAAATTTGGGTTTGAGACATTTGTTATAGTGGTAATAATATTAGTAGCTATAGTGATGGGAATATCTGGGACATATACTTCAGTTGTTGAAATAGTACAAAATTTGTAA
- the LOC123891579 gene encoding amino acid transporter AVT1I isoform X1: protein MSEKLQNNSPLSVPLVSEWKLGYSIDEEKFIASQPSDKNTVSFFRTCLNGLNAISGVGILSVPYALASGGWLSLAILFSIAAVAFYSGILMKRCMEKNSNIRTYPDIGELAFGKTGRLIVSISMYTELYLVSIGFLILEGDNLSNLFPIEEFQVVGLSIGSKHFFVILVALIILPTIWLDNLSLLSYVSASGVFASIIIILSISWTGAFDGVGFDQKGVIVNLNGIPTAVSLYAFCYCAHPVFPTLYNSMRNKHQFSNVLIVCFIITTIGYASMAIIGYLMFGSKVDPQVTLNLPLNKMSSRIAIYTTLVNPITKFALMATPITNALKDLLPMTYKNNKVTNIFVSTILVISTVIVALCVPFFGSLMSLVGAFLSVTASILLPCLCYLRISGTYRKFGFETFVIVVIILVAIVMGISGTYTSVVEIVQNL from the exons ATGTCAGAGAAACTTCAAAACAACTCTCCCTTAAGTGTGCCTTTAGTATCTGAGTGGAAATTAGGATATTCCATCGATGAAGAGAAATTCATAGCCTCTCAACCTTCAGACAAAAATACAGTATCTTTCTTTAGGACATGTCTTAATGGACTCAATGCAATTTCAG GTGTTGGAATATTATCAGTTCCATATGCTTTAGCCTCAGGAGGATGGTTAAGTTtagcaattttattttctattgcaGCAGTAGCATTTTACTCAGGAATCTTAATGAAAAGATGCATGGAAAAAAATTCCAACATAAGAACTTATCCTGATATAGGTGAACTTGCATTTGGAAAAACAGGAAGATTAATAGTATCAATTTCAATGTACACAGAACTCTACTTGGTTTCAATAGGGTTCTTGATTCTAGAAGGAGATAATTTGAGTAACTTATTTCCAATTGAAGAGTTTCAAGTGGTTGGTTTATCAATTGGTTCAAAgcatttttttgtgattttggtTGCACTAATTATTTTGCCTACAATTTGGTTGGATAATTTGAGTCTTCTTTCTTATGTATCTGCAAGTGGTGTGTTTGCTTCTATAATCATAATTTTGTCAATATCATGGACCGGAGCATTTGATGGAGTTGGTTTTGATCAAAAGGGTGTTATTGTAAATTTGAATGGGATCCCTACAGCTGTTAGCTTGTATGCTTTTTGCTATTGTGCTCATCCAGTCTTCCCTACTCTCTACAATTCCATGAGGAACAAACATCAATTCTCTAAT GTCCTAATTGTATGCTTTATAATAACCACTATTGGTTATGCATCAATGGCTATAATTGGTTACTtaatgtttggttcaaaagttGACCCACAAGTAACATTAAACTTACCACTAAACAAAATGAGTTCAAGAATAGCAATATACACAACTTTGGTTAATCCAATAACCAAATTTGCTTTGATGGCAACACCTATTACAAATGCTTTGAAAGATTTACTTCCAATGACATACAAGAATAACAAAGTGACCAACATCTTTGTTAGTACTATTCTTGTAATTAGCACTGTAATTGTTGCATTATGTGTTCCTTTCTTTGGTTCTCTCATGTCATTGGTTGGAGCATTTTTAAGTGTCACTGCCTCTATTTTGCTTCCTTGTTTGTGCTACTTGAGGATTTCTGGCACTTATAGGAAATTTGGGTTTGAGACATTTGTTATAGTGGTAATAATATTAGTAGCTATAGTGATGGGAATATCTGGGACATATACTTCAGTTGTTGAAATAGTACAAAATTTGTAA